The genome window ttataatacactgcagtttcttttcaatacaactacaatatcatttcgatataactacaatttcattgaacaatatacacccaaaaatgtgaaactgttattcaatttaattttatatacactgcagtttcctttcaacacaactacagttacatttcgatataactatagtttcatttgataatataaaaacaaatgtgagacaatatcttttgagatgaactgtaatatCCTTTACAGAGCTTCGCCGCAACCGTTTCTTTTACTTAATAAAATGACGACATtctgtgaccatggtccacaatctACCGTATAACAATTGGTACTCGAGATACTCTCTAATAACTCGGCTGGACAAAAACATTGGAATCTTTACATAATCTTACTCCTGAATTCTAACGATAACTATGTGTCGTCGTCTATAGTTTGTCGTTATATGAAATCATTAGAAAAagtaataattcaataataaaatcataTCATGCCACTTTATCATCGGATAATAATACAGAAGTGTATCGAAATTGATGTCCAAATTAAACATTCTCCCGAGCAAAATTGTTTTTCTTATATGGTGTGCGCAGACATTAATGACTAAACTTGTCCTGGGATTCTCTGCCTTCTGATATCCTTTCCTCGGCCGTTGTCGCCTGTAAAAATAACATATGGGtcgtaaataatcagcctatcagtcaattttaacttatttaactattattagttgtttggttaataagctttttgtaactccaaaatactaaaattcaaaaggctattcaaagcagcattttcaattagctttttgagaaaagaaattataacaaacagctatcagctaacagctaatttatcaaacaactttctacaatcagccaatgttatcaactaagCATACCTCCTACCCCAAACAGCCagcccaatcagccaacagccatttaccaaactgGGCCATAAATATACTCATACACTATCACTATAGTGACAATTCTGGCAGAATTTATCGATTAATTCGATAATCACAAAACTTTAAATGGTTGATTGAGATTAATAACAAATCGAAAAGTAagattgtatttaatttatttgacatttttgtatCTTATTATGGAATTtgatactattattttatttatttacatatttttgttATCCTATTATCAAATTTTAGGAAATTATAAAACACATACCATTTTCCTTTCtaattaatactcaatttagtcatcaattataacggttttttttatttagtcctaaacaatttttttgtacttaattagaTCATTGACTTCGATGATTTTATCCAATTCAGTCATTGACTGTTATAAtataatcaatgactaaatcgagaaaaattactatagtcaatgactaaattgaataaaaccactatagttgaAGACTAACTTGAGTACAACTACTATAATTatattgatgactaaattaagtattaaTTAAAGTGAAATTAACAAGCTATCTTAACAGAGAGTTCAATTGAGTAAAATTATTAAAGTCGATGAcataattaagcacaaaaagttgaTTAGAACTAAATTGATAGAAATTACTATAATCGAGGATCAAATTAGTTATTAACTCTTTTCATCCCCtactattaaaaatagaattaaaaaataagaagaaaaaaataaataaaaagatcattgtccatgcattaaatatgaaactttattatatattggCATATATGTACATGTgtacatatgtaatatatattttaagatattcatttatttatattttattttatttattttgattctaatttttatttgctattaaaaaaaagactCTTTTTACCTAAATTCATTaccattacaaaatatataatccCCATTATCATTCTAATTCTAATGTTTGAACCAAAAGCACCCTAAATAAtttatagttattttttaatcttCATAATTGACCAATAATATAagatataaccaataaaaaacTGAACGATTATCGAAAAACTGAATGTCATCACACatttaaaattagtaaaatatTCTGGGTAAGGCATTGGACTTAATGTTAACCTAAACTCTAAATaacctatatatattaatatagtaATTCGGTGATCATTGTTTTTGAATATTTATAACGGATAAATAACCGAttcattgaattattttataattattaaccgataatggactaaaaataaaaaatttcaattcggCTATAGGTTACAATTTTCGtcagttttttttataattatgccCACCCCGATCTCAGAGTATGTTTTATTGTATCTGGTACTgtaaaaataacttatttataATATCTGGTACTTATTGACCTGTTCTTGCCAGTCGGTGAAGGCTGTTATGGTGGATAGAACAGCAGCCTGCACAGCGGAGCCAATTACTATTCCAATCCAGAACCCTTTTGCTCTCTGGTGAAGAATGAAGCCCAGAACTAGAGAAACTGGAATTCCAATCAGATAAAACGCCCCCAGATTCACATACGCCCCAATATGCTGCCACCCACTCCCCCTTGCAATGCCTGGGTATGAATTCAAGTACTAAAACCGTCACAGAAGAAATAGCAGAATCCACAGCAATAAATTAAGCGCGTACAATTGACTTACCAGAAATGACTGCTTGGAAGGTGTCAGTGACAATGGAGATGCAGAGAAGAAGGCCCATTGCTGCAATGTAATCCACCACTTGCTTCTCGCTGCTGTAGGCTCGCCCCACAAAATGCCGGCAGAGAAACAGAGCTGCGCTTACTGTGAAGGTCTCCACGGCTGCAACAAACGTCACCGTGCAGGCTGCAAGTCGAGCCTTGTGTGGGTTCCCAGCCCCCAACTCGTTCGAAACTCGGGTGCTGCAAATGTGAATTACTACTTGAGTTGAACCACCGTGGGTTCAGTTTTAACTAAAAACCTAAATTGATGACTAAGGCGGTCTCGAAATAGGGGACAATTTTATTCAAGTGATCAGTCGACTTGATAACAACAATGTTACAGGAGTACAAGTTTCATTACAGTGGGagagattttatttattagttttcttGTGATTTAGCCAGCAAAGAATCACAATAAGATGAATTTGTCTAGATTGTACATTGCTATCAGACTCAAATCAAAAAAAGCAATTAGATAGCTCTCTCCTTGTGGGGTCAAACTTATAAATGGATCAGCTATGTATAATCTAAATTAGTTTATCTTCTTACTGGTCTAGTTTACCCTGACAGCGGTTTCACTgatatcactcaaaaaaaaacaaagggcaTGAATATAACCAAACCTTGCAGCAGCTCCGAATCCATACGATACTGTGAAGTGTAATGTAGAGATTGTTAAGCTGATCAAACAAAACCCCAAGAAAATGAGAAATCATCATCACACACTATACAACTCCCATATCTTTGACAAAAAGTAGTGACATATTAAGCAGTAGAGTTTTACGTACCATATTGACAGCACCGATGTCTCAAGTTTTGGGTTAGGCAACAACCCAGAAAGCAAAATAAGTAACTCAAGCGACCACCATTTAAGACTGCAGACATCAAAAGCAGAACAAAATCATAACCGAGGCTGGGAGTGAGAAATTAAAACCAGTAAGCTAGGAATTACCAAACCATAACAGCAGAAGGAACGGCAAGGCGAAAGAATTGGCCGATAACACGAAAAGAATCCATGGAGGGAACAGCTCGGGTCTTCTCACACGAACTGGAATATCTGACATAAACCACAAGGATCACAATGTATAACCAGTTAGCCAAGCTGAAGGCTATGGCTGCCCCTTTGTTTCCCAACCCAAGCTTGAATATCATAGCCCAGCAAACTGGAACGTGGAAACAAAGAGCGGCCAAGGAGCTTAAGAGCAGCGGACGAGTCAAGCTCTGAGTCTGCAGGTATCGAACCAGTGGCTTCTGAATAGCTCCCCCCAACAGTGCAGGAATAAGCCACAACGAGTATTTCTTGGCTTCAATGGCGATGGAGGGCTCTTGTCCCACTAAAACCAGTAATTTATCCATGAAAATCCACAACACAGAAATCGGCATAGTCACCAGGAATAGAGAGATTATAGCACTGTAAGTGTAAACACTGAGCTTGTGATATTGCTGCGCTCCATAAGCCTGCCCGCAAAGGGTCTCGAGACCACCAACCAGCCCCGACTGTaataaacaacaacaaatttcttCATAAGTTCTATGATAAGACAACAACTCCAGTCAAGTTGATCAGACTAttgactcaattttttttttaaaacgacTATTGACTCAATAGTTACAAGCTAGATTACTTATTCAATTTACCCAGTAAGAAAGGCTTGAGCCAACTTAggcttgtgatcctttgccagCTAGAATCACAATATCACAAGACAGGTTTACCCAGTCTTAGATTGAGCTGACCTAATCTGGTTTACCATTTTACAAGCTAGGATTACAAGACGGAGTTTATCTGATAAATGCGAGCTGAGCTAATTAAGTAGGGTATGAAGTTATGATTACAAGAAGACTGAAGCCGGTGACGTTAGTGAGAGAAGTGGCAATGGCGACGCTAGAGAGCGAGAGTTGGCCGAGATGGCCGACCATCATCACCGACGCAACTTGAAGGAGGTACTGGAAAACTGCGACGGCCACCATCGGCGCGGCAATGCAACCCACCTTCTTCATCTCTTGAGAAAAGTCTTTCCCAGTTATTCTCCATTTCCTCTCTTCCCTTTCCGGCGACTCCTCCTCCATATCTCTTACGCCCGCCCGGCCTGCTTCTCCGATCCGCAGGGCAATATCTATcagaataaaatatatatgtaatgattcCTAATATGGTTTTAATTATACACAATATTACACGTTGATCGAAATTGTGATTATCATGATCCGTGAGATTTGCTTCAATTGACAAATTCTTATTCCAATAATCATATTAATACATATGATCTggaatattatataattgttaaattgacAGCTATATGAACTTGCATTGGTATCAAACATATATACAGTAAAGTAGTCAAATACATGGAATCTAGTTTTGGAGAGCCAAACGGAGCACTGTAGTACGTGCTATTCTTGACTTCTCGTTTTCTACCAAGGAAACATCAAAAAGAGGAGTCTATTAATCTTGAGTATCGAAAGGAGGAGTCATTTATAGTGACAGGTGAGGTTAAATAGTCCAAACTATATGTAAAACCCTGACTATATATGACGTGGTTAAGTGAATATGGCATAATTCTGGTTGGTCGAGCTCATCAAGTCAAAACAATATTTATTGTGAAttaagtttttcaattaatcaaAGTAGAGAATGATTGTgagatttgaaaatttttggaaaatgaatggtcaaaacattttttttgagaaataggATATGAGCCTCAAAATCAGCATTTATAAACTTGTTGGCTGttgcaactttaattttatgaattaatttcactcttaaatatactaatatattaatatctatactatatataaaaacaatttcctcctcccaaattttccccccaaaacttaggggtattttggtaaaatcatttattttatttatttattattttattattttattaattatccatcctataatattattatggtaatatatgataatgataatatggtaatattgttaatattaatgggtgatgggtgattggtgatatataattgataattgataatatggtatatggtattattcttaatattaattaattaattggtgattattttaaaaaagaataattaattggtgattggtgattagtgatatggtaatattgttatatattaatattaatatatatatatatatatatatattaatattaatattaatattaatattaattaattaattggtgattgatgattagtgatatggtaatattgttatatattaatatttatatttatatagattgatattgatattaattaattaattggtgattggtgattagtgatatgataatctatatctatatctatatatctatatatatttatataattgacatgtaattaactatattagaatgagtTTTTtcccgaaatggtccctcgactattgctcattctcaattttgcatttcgactttcaattgcacctaatgtggtccctcgacttccAAAAACNtgttatatattaatattaatatatatatatatatatatatattaatattaatattaatattaatattaattaattaattggtgattgatgattagtgatatggtaatattgttatatattaatatttatatttatatagattgatattgatattaattaattaattggtgattggtgattagtgatatgNNNNNNNNNNNNNNNNNNNNNNNNNNNNNNNNNNNNNNNNNNNNNNNNNNNNNNNNNNNNNNNNNNNNNNNNNNNNNNNNNNNNNNNNNNNNNNNNNNNNNNNNNNNNNNNNNNNNNNNNNNNNNNNNNNNNNNNNNNNNNNNNNNNNNNNNNNNNNNNNNNNNNNNNNNNNNNNNNNNNNNNNNNNNNNNNNNNNNNNNNNNNNNNNNNNNNNNNNNNNNNNNNNNNNNNNNNNNNNNNNNNNNNNNNNNNNNNNNNNNNNNNNNNNNNNNNNNNNNNNNNNNNNNNNNNNNNNNNNNNNNNNNNNNNNNNNNNNNNNNNNNNNNNNNNNNNNNNNNNNNNNNNNNNNNNNNNNNNNNNNNNNNNNNNNNNNNNNNNNNNNNNNNNNNNNNNNNNNNNNNNNNNNNNNNNNNNNNNNNNNNNNNNNNNNNNNNNNNNNNNNNNNNNNNNNNNNNNNNNNNNNNNNNNNNNNNNNNNNNNNNNNNNNNNNNNNNNNNNNNNNNNNNNNNNNNNNNNNNNNNNNNNNNNNNNNNNNNNNNNNNNNNNNNNNNNNNNNNNNNNNNNNNNNNNNNNNNNNNNNNNNNNNNNNNNNNNNNNNNNNNNNNNNNNNNNNNNNNNNNNNNNNNNNNNNNNNNNNNNNNNNNNNNNNNNNNNNNNNNNNNNNNNNNNNNNNNNNNNNNNNNNNNNNNNNNNNNNNNNNNNNNNNNNNNNNNNNNNNNNNNNNNNNNNNNNNNNNNNNNNNNNNNNNNNNNNNNNNNNNNNNNNNNNNNNNNNNNNNNNNNNNNNNNNNNNNNNNNNNNNNNNNNNNNNNNNNNNNNNNNNNNNNNNNNNNNNNNNNNNNNNNNNNNNNNNNNNNNNNNNNNNNNNNNNNNNNNNNNNNNNNNNNNNNNNNNNNNNNNNNtataatttaattaaatcaaaattattaaaaataatgtgtccacattacaaaataaattatgttttccttaataattaataattaattaaaaaaaataagaagaggaaaacatataaaatatgtcatacaatatcttaaataatgtaaattaatataaaatttaataattacttcgaaatcaaatacataaaatattgcaggaaacattgacgagattttacttttcgactcacctgagaagtttactagaaaaatttacctttcggtccaatatttttcctaaattttacactctttgggtgtctacgcttgaaaaaaaaaatattattttcaatcgtaaaagtaatatttaatgtgatacatagtgattgattgtctatgaacataaaaaaaaaaatagaagtatatgagtatttatgaaatttacggaacttattgtaaaacttcataagAATAGATTGTATATTTAGAGAGGAAAAGTCtataaagaaagttaaaaattttgaggttggattgcgcgattttaactatttatatttgtaagaaaaaaatgtatagaaattctaattttatagagtctaaaaatgaaaataaacaaaaacgaaataaataaaatagtttttcccaaaatggtcccttgactattctcaaaatggtccctcaactatttctcaatgtttattaggctaacaataggtaaatggacgaaaataccctccattttgacactgatttgacggaatatgtaacggaggaccaaattgggtgagtttttgaaagccgagggaccacattaggtgcaattgaaagtcgaaatgcaaaattgagaatgagcaatagtcgagggaccattttgggaaaaaactctattagaatgaaaaattatataatattgtagtaaaatttttacatgtcaatcatctatatttacataacattaaaattaattatactttccttttgaaaaatcttccatattatgtttatcctccactatataatgatgagaaatgactcttctctcacaacgtaccaatatctgtgctctcactattagttagagatctataatctgtaattctacgaagtcgaagatcgaactttaacacgcgtagaattgttatggtatgcggtatgatttaatttttagttgattcattctgcatgttggagatccttatggtgtagtctgcattccatagagtattttgtagtactgtgatttagtttgattttaacagctcaatatgctttaatttttgctgataaggtttcaagtagctaggccaattttgccatgggcgtatcacgtatgtaaaattacaattttcagagtgattgtagtgaacaatcaaatgttttctataattatatattttaatcacattactttgattggtaatttctaatggaaaaacattgtattgtaactttgtattacaagattttgaatgatagtaccttatttaactatccatctttttagttgtactgtgcaaaataactagcaatctacggatgctcatctatatattgtagaatttgcaatcttgatcttccccatttacggatgcttatgtaatttggtaaaaatggtggttaatatacttgaataaatcctcaattattcattccaattgtttgttttaccattccaattcttcattttataaaaaatggtgcattggaagctaaacatgtgtcattgtatcattgattgttgattccaattattattaatctttatcattaattgcacaatactaattcacacttattagttaaaaatggtgattactatacttgaataaatgaaataataatcctcgatttaaaatctattatgttaatataataataataataataataataataataataataataataataataaaaatgatggttactatacttgaataaatcctcaattattcattccaattgttcgttttaccattccaattcttcattttataaaaaatggtgcattggaagctaaacatgtgtcattgtatcattgattgttgattccaattattattaatctttatcattaattgcacaatactaattcacacttattagttaaaaatggtgattactatacttgaataaatgaaataataatattaaattttgtagcctcgatttaaaatctattatgttaatataataataataataataataataataataataatataatactccgtagtaataataatctaaaattcttaatataattttcctaataataataataatataataataataatccataactcttaatataagtttgtaactaaattttcctattaaatctgtttataaaggtaattataaatatagaattgagaaattcctatgatattttatttaattgatattattcataatatattttatctaaaaggcttccttccttttttataacattgttccatatgttaatccgtttaatatgctaatctatataggtaattaccatatactatttaccatctaaataatccgtggtaattacactatatttaacatctaaatttattatggtcattaaacatagagatttcattcttacgataattttatatatttttacttcagataatgtcaattacccgtgcatttcatttgattacttttgaataaaatcttaaaaattatgacaactaatgaattaatattgttgttcgtaatataaattttatcaaatcagttaacgaaattgataatacacatattacatccataattagaggagattaacaaaattatgataattatttcaattcacgtattattatgctaattcacatattattacgtccatacaattatgtaaattatttcaattcacagattattacacatataaaattatgctaatggttactttggaataaaatcttaataattatggtcattgaaaaattagttcaaacattatacttttattaaacggttttttatacttgccgtaattttatctaatcaattaaagaaatta of Ipomoea triloba cultivar NCNSP0323 chromosome 3, ASM357664v1 contains these proteins:
- the LOC116014391 gene encoding protein DETOXIFICATION 3-like is translated as MEEESPEREERKWRITGKDFSQEMKKVGCIAAPMVAVAVFQYLLQVASVMMVGHLGQLSLSSVAIATSLTNVTGFSLLSGLVGGLETLCGQAYGAQQYHKLSVYTYSAIISLFLVTMPISVLWIFMDKLLVLVGQEPSIAIEAKKYSLWLIPALLGGAIQKPLVRYLQTQSLTRPLLLSSLAALCFHVPVCWAMIFKLGLGNKGAAIAFSLANWLYIVILVVYVRYSSSCEKTRAVPSMDSFRVIGQFFRLAVPSAVMVCLKWWSLELLILLSGLLPNPKLETSVLSICLTISTLHFTVSYGFGAAASTRVSNELGAGNPHKARLAACTVTFVAAVETFTVSAALFLCRHFVGRAYSSEKQVVDYIAAMGLLLCISIVTDTFQAVISGIARGSGWQHIGAYVNLGAFYLIGIPVSLVLGFILHQRAKGFWIGIVIGSAVQAAVLSTITAFTDWQEQATTAEERISEGRESQDKFSH